A single region of the Polymorphum gilvum SL003B-26A1 genome encodes:
- a CDS encoding ParB/RepB/Spo0J family partition protein — MTIQTIPLNKLTVADGNNPRRSMDAAALDGLAASIKADGLLQNLVVRKDGRKFRIVSGERRYRALSLLAERGDIGKDYPVAVEVRGGLTEADALRLATVENIQREQLAPMDEAEAFAALLGEGASLEDVAAKAGVSVLTVKRRVALASLCEEAKALVREGEFSLSIAEALTLATHDQQRALIERLEQGYHYDADDVRGMLTGEKPAVALAIFPMEQYEGTVTADLFAADDNTFFDDAEQFFRLQSQAVEALAAHHREAGAAFVELLTEGYAPWWQYREADTEQDEAGGVVIHFKPSGRVEVREGLVRRDVRPSVAEATAAAPATPKPQPEYTGPVVRMVAAHKSMAVMEALLADARKAKEVAAIQMMRGIRYHGRIAVDAHPALAYFCTSDNPPVSYSAVERTAQEFVAALGLEGGKRHPYARPSRGAWDVLLGDDKSAEQLYAAVKSLSDSKLEQLHLLLTALAFGQESMEALDTTDSLFNQVAVDLGVDMRDRWVPDEDFLYRRRKEHLEAIARESGAVSRLGKLKDYTKGKLADALAKHFQRCAENDATLPADLREQGRNWLPGAMLFPAVTADAPAEQEAEDIEADEHDDNADPSDIEADEDDLAQAAA; from the coding sequence ATGACCATCCAGACCATCCCCCTGAACAAGCTGACCGTCGCTGACGGCAACAACCCCCGCCGCAGCATGGATGCTGCCGCCCTCGACGGGCTGGCAGCATCCATCAAAGCCGACGGCCTTCTGCAAAACCTTGTTGTCCGCAAGGACGGGCGGAAGTTCCGCATCGTGTCGGGCGAGCGGCGCTATCGCGCCCTGTCGCTGTTGGCCGAGCGTGGCGACATCGGGAAGGATTATCCCGTTGCCGTCGAGGTACGTGGCGGACTGACCGAGGCCGACGCGTTGCGGCTGGCCACCGTCGAGAATATCCAGCGGGAGCAGCTTGCCCCCATGGACGAGGCCGAGGCGTTCGCCGCCCTGTTGGGCGAGGGTGCCAGCCTTGAGGACGTGGCCGCGAAAGCGGGCGTGTCGGTGCTGACCGTCAAGCGCCGCGTGGCACTCGCCTCACTCTGTGAAGAGGCCAAAGCGTTGGTGCGGGAGGGCGAGTTTTCCCTGTCGATTGCCGAGGCGCTGACCTTGGCCACCCATGACCAGCAACGCGCCCTCATCGAGCGGTTGGAGCAGGGGTATCACTACGATGCCGACGATGTGCGCGGCATGTTGACGGGCGAAAAGCCCGCCGTGGCGCTGGCCATCTTTCCGATGGAGCAGTACGAGGGCACCGTCACCGCCGACCTGTTCGCCGCCGACGACAACACCTTCTTTGACGATGCCGAGCAGTTCTTCCGCTTGCAGTCGCAAGCAGTCGAGGCGCTGGCCGCGCATCACCGCGAAGCGGGTGCGGCTTTCGTGGAGTTGCTGACGGAGGGCTATGCGCCGTGGTGGCAGTACCGCGAGGCCGACACCGAGCAGGATGAAGCGGGCGGCGTGGTCATCCACTTCAAGCCGAGCGGTCGGGTGGAAGTGCGCGAAGGGCTTGTCCGCCGCGACGTGCGTCCGAGCGTGGCCGAGGCGACGGCGGCAGCGCCCGCAACGCCCAAGCCGCAACCCGAATACACGGGGCCTGTGGTGCGGATGGTCGCCGCTCATAAGAGCATGGCCGTGATGGAAGCCTTGCTGGCCGATGCCCGCAAGGCCAAGGAAGTCGCCGCCATCCAGATGATGCGCGGTATCCGCTATCACGGACGCATCGCCGTCGATGCCCACCCCGCGCTGGCGTATTTCTGCACGAGCGACAACCCGCCCGTCAGCTACAGCGCCGTGGAACGGACAGCGCAGGAGTTCGTCGCGGCGCTGGGTTTGGAGGGCGGCAAGCGCCACCCTTACGCCCGCCCGAGCCGTGGCGCATGGGATGTGCTGTTGGGCGACGACAAGAGCGCCGAGCAGCTTTACGCGGCGGTCAAGTCGCTGTCCGACAGCAAGCTTGAACAGCTTCACCTGCTGCTGACGGCGCTGGCCTTCGGGCAGGAGAGCATGGAGGCGCTCGACACCACCGACAGCCTGTTCAATCAGGTGGCCGTGGATTTGGGCGTGGATATGCGCGACCGCTGGGTGCCCGACGAGGACTTCCTCTATCGCCGCCGCAAGGAGCACTTGGAAGCCATCGCCCGCGAGAGCGGGGCGGTATCCCGCCTCGGCAAGCTCAAGGACTACACCAAGGGCAAGCTGGCGGATGCGCTGGCCAAGCACTTCCAGCGCTGCGCCGAGAATGACGCGACCCTGCCCGCCGACCTGCGGGAGCAGGGGCGGAACTGGCTGCCCGGAGCCATGCTGTTCCCCGCCGTGACGGCGGATGCGCCCGCCGAGCAGGAGGCCGAGGACATCGAGGCGGACGAACACGACGACAATGCCGACCCGTCCGACATCGAGGCCGACGAGGACGACCTCGCGCAAGCGGCGGCCTGA